Proteins found in one Thalassomonas actiniarum genomic segment:
- a CDS encoding GAF domain-containing protein, which produces MSKADFYQTLNAQVSAIIAGETDSIANMANISALLFDALDEVNWVGFYRCFDEELVLGPFQGKVACIRIPLGAGVCGTAAKTGEVQRIADVHQFSGHIACDAASNAEIVLPVRKEGKVVAVLDIDSTRFERFDADDQAGLEALVQTFESSLV; this is translated from the coding sequence ATGAGTAAAGCTGACTTTTATCAAACGCTCAACGCACAAGTGAGTGCTATTATTGCCGGAGAAACCGACAGCATTGCCAATATGGCCAATATCTCTGCTTTATTGTTTGATGCCCTGGATGAGGTGAATTGGGTTGGTTTTTATCGTTGTTTCGATGAAGAATTAGTGCTGGGACCATTCCAAGGTAAGGTCGCTTGTATTAGAATACCCTTAGGAGCAGGTGTTTGTGGTACTGCTGCTAAAACCGGAGAGGTTCAGCGTATTGCCGATGTTCACCAATTTTCAGGTCATATTGCCTGTGACGCCGCCAGTAATGCTGAAATAGTACTGCCGGTGAGAAAAGAAGGTAAAGTGGTGGCTGTATTAGATATTGACAGTACCCGATTTGAGCGTTTTGATGCTGATGATCAAGCAGGCTTAGAAGCCTTAGTGCAGACTTTTGAATCGAGTCTGGTATAA
- a CDS encoding SIMPL domain-containing protein, whose translation MRLLILSACCLILLPSWAEEHEREFQRENIIEVIGDGVIAPNSDRMKMNLVLKEESRHISKAKMLIEQQSRQIKQIAAGLEIAEANIHWQQLNIRPIYKEDAVQVQALEVPHTLYQGQEAQVFVSAAAGSKNSGLEKFELSRELSINFSDHGLYQQFLQRALSHGIKHFFPSPINPDEYHQYYQQALDKAVVNAKTKAGHLARQTGTKLGALFSLKEVILPDSIRGQGHPLLKGSAASDHPGQEIRARVIVSFRIIP comes from the coding sequence ATGAGACTCCTGATATTGTCTGCCTGCTGTTTAATACTCTTACCATCCTGGGCTGAAGAGCACGAGCGCGAGTTTCAAAGAGAAAATATTATTGAAGTCATCGGTGATGGCGTAATAGCCCCAAATTCTGACCGGATGAAAATGAATCTGGTGCTCAAAGAGGAAAGCCGCCATATCAGTAAAGCAAAAATGCTTATAGAGCAACAGAGCAGACAAATAAAGCAAATAGCAGCCGGTTTAGAGATAGCAGAGGCAAATATTCACTGGCAGCAGCTTAATATCCGGCCGATATATAAAGAAGATGCGGTACAGGTTCAGGCACTCGAAGTACCGCACACCTTATACCAGGGACAAGAGGCTCAGGTTTTTGTATCTGCGGCTGCGGGCAGTAAGAACAGCGGACTTGAGAAATTTGAGTTGTCCCGGGAACTGAGCATCAATTTTTCTGATCACGGTCTTTATCAGCAGTTTTTGCAAAGAGCCTTGAGTCACGGTATCAAGCATTTTTTTCCCAGCCCGATAAATCCAGATGAATACCACCAGTATTATCAACAAGCTTTAGACAAAGCCGTGGTTAATGCCAAAACCAAGGCCGGGCATCTGGCCCGGCAAACCGGTACTAAACTGGGAGCTTTGTTTTCACTCAAGGAAGTTATATTACCGGACAGTATACGCGGGCAGGGACATCCTTTATTGAAAGGGAGTGCGGCTTCGGATCATCCCGGGCAAGAGATCCGGGCGCGGGTTATTGTCTCTTTTAGAATAATTCCTTAA
- a CDS encoding DUF2057 family protein, with product MSLPKEITVVSINGQPYQNSFFASDSDISLTPGQQLLVLEYKDIFENYEDDDHTKITSEPYVVIFTVGEQDELTLKLPKIADEEQARDFADRFNVTLHDTLNREHPVFIQDLMKYKAGLMVDHPVFKSRGKDPVKPVTGQGENALIHLKRWWQLASEKQKRQFMQYLLLEEQIDSAARGEAK from the coding sequence TTGTCATTACCCAAAGAAATCACTGTTGTCAGTATTAACGGCCAGCCTTACCAAAATTCATTTTTTGCCTCTGACAGCGATATCTCCCTAACACCGGGACAGCAGTTGCTGGTGTTGGAATATAAAGATATTTTTGAAAACTATGAAGATGATGATCATACCAAGATAACATCTGAGCCATATGTGGTCATTTTTACTGTCGGTGAGCAGGATGAACTGACCCTTAAGCTGCCCAAGATTGCAGATGAAGAGCAGGCCCGGGATTTTGCCGATAGATTTAATGTCACTCTCCATGATACGTTAAACCGCGAACATCCCGTATTTATTCAAGATTTAATGAAATATAAAGCGGGACTTATGGTTGATCATCCGGTATTTAAATCTCGTGGCAAAGACCCGGTAAAGCCGGTAACAGGGCAGGGGGAAAATGCCTTGATACACCTTAAGCGCTGGTGGCAGCTTGCCAGTGAAAAGCAGAAAAGACAATTTATGCAGTATCTGCTGTTAGAGGAGCAAATAGACTCGGCAGCACGGGGAGAAGCAAAATAA
- a CDS encoding methyl-accepting chemotaxis protein, with translation MLFFKRLRIFHKIIAILAIAVLIFVVNLIININAIAKNQVLLERVAQVSIHLVNLTSENVTLWQRLDEIYTQSVSFSDEDLLADAGTTYQLLSANVKKISELAPELTAYRGIKDSMGKYNVLSDEITRGFIEGSADFEALTPKIEVKSNLFSQVEKKLQAEKKAALSDFQKNIQTTINNSDQSRDLSIIVGVILLVLMSVLGTYIARAISHSVVSIEASLKELAEGDGDLTNQLHVTSEDELGSVVKYFNNFTQMLRGIVQEIVNVVNPLANSAQELSAKVQQVESNVSEQTSVAETTKQSMQEMQLSVADITKSASQAADAANAGEIEANESMAKVEQSLAVSTELTKDIETASDVVNQLAQDSQNMNKILDVINGIAEQTNLLALNAAIEAARAGEQGRGFAVVADEVRSLASRTALSTTEIRELLDKLISAASLSVKSMNEASEKANNNEMISREMGESLDKIKHQIEHISSMNGQIAAATEQQSVVADVVVNNIEEMYLKFSQTSEAVNEMRNVASGLDNNAVKLDQATSKFII, from the coding sequence ATGCTGTTTTTCAAAAGATTGCGTATTTTTCATAAAATAATCGCCATTCTCGCTATCGCGGTATTAATTTTTGTGGTGAACCTGATCATAAATATCAATGCGATAGCAAAAAACCAGGTATTGCTTGAAAGGGTGGCCCAGGTATCCATTCATCTGGTTAACTTAACCAGTGAGAATGTCACCTTATGGCAGAGGTTGGATGAAATTTACACCCAGAGTGTCTCTTTTTCTGATGAAGACTTACTCGCTGATGCCGGCACGACCTATCAGTTGCTTAGTGCCAATGTCAAAAAGATCAGCGAACTGGCACCTGAGTTAACGGCTTATCGGGGCATTAAAGACAGTATGGGCAAATATAATGTGCTATCGGATGAAATTACCCGGGGTTTTATTGAAGGCAGTGCTGATTTCGAAGCCTTGACGCCAAAAATTGAAGTGAAGTCAAACTTGTTTAGTCAGGTGGAAAAAAAGTTACAAGCAGAAAAAAAGGCAGCGTTATCTGATTTTCAAAAGAATATTCAAACCACTATCAATAACTCAGATCAATCCCGGGATTTGAGCATCATTGTCGGGGTCATATTACTTGTTCTGATGTCTGTGCTCGGGACCTACATTGCTAGAGCCATCAGCCATTCAGTGGTCTCTATTGAGGCTTCATTAAAAGAACTGGCGGAAGGGGACGGTGACTTAACCAATCAGTTACATGTGACCAGTGAAGATGAGCTTGGCAGTGTGGTGAAGTATTTTAATAACTTTACCCAAATGCTACGCGGTATTGTGCAGGAAATCGTTAATGTCGTAAATCCGCTTGCTAATAGCGCCCAGGAGCTTTCGGCGAAGGTGCAACAAGTGGAGTCAAATGTCAGCGAGCAAACCAGTGTGGCCGAGACGACCAAGCAATCCATGCAAGAAATGCAGTTAAGTGTAGCAGATATTACCAAGTCAGCTTCACAAGCCGCCGATGCCGCCAATGCCGGGGAAATTGAAGCCAATGAAAGCATGGCAAAAGTAGAGCAGTCTTTGGCTGTTTCCACCGAACTGACCAAAGACATAGAAACCGCTTCTGATGTCGTTAACCAGTTGGCACAAGACTCACAGAATATGAATAAAATTCTCGATGTTATCAATGGTATTGCCGAGCAAACTAATTTACTTGCCCTAAATGCAGCCATTGAAGCGGCAAGAGCGGGAGAGCAAGGGCGAGGTTTTGCCGTTGTGGCCGATGAAGTCAGGAGCTTGGCCTCAAGGACCGCCTTGTCTACCACGGAAATTCGCGAACTGCTGGATAAATTAATCTCTGCGGCGAGCTTATCGGTAAAATCCATGAATGAAGCAAGTGAAAAAGCCAATAATAATGAAATGATCTCCCGTGAAATGGGGGAGTCGCTGGATAAAATAAAACACCAGATTGAACATATCAGTTCTATGAATGGCCAGATTGCCGCCGCAACCGAGCAGCAATCTGTGGTGGCTGATGTCGTGGTTAATAATATTGAAGAAATGTATCTGAAGTTTAGCCAGACCTCTGAAGCCGTAAATGAAATGCGTAATGTAGCATCCGGCCTGGATAACAATGCGGTAAAACTTGATCAGGCTACATCGAAATTTATTATCTAG
- a CDS encoding nucleoside recognition domain-containing protein — MLNRIWISFFLIAFISALYQWLFAGNALVFEQIINAIFDMAKLTVEIAIGLIGILSFWLGMMKIAEHGGIVAKLAEWISPLFSRLMPEVPKGHPAMGSMTMNLSANFLGLDNAATPLGLKAMQDLQQLNPKKDTASNAQILFMVLNTSSVTLFPVSVFVYRAQQGAVNPTDVFVPILLATFASTMTGLMAVAFVQRISLVNRVVLVYLSCAMALIAALAVYFAGLGSQALAAQSSLLGNLLILSTLVLFMLVAMKRGINVYDSFISGAKQGFEVSIKLIPYLLAMLCAIGVFRASGALDLIVDVIRSLVNGLGFDSRFVDALPTAFMKPLSGSGARAMMVETMNNFGADSFAGRLASIIQGSTETTFYVLAVYFGSVGIRHSRHAVSCGLIADLGGILAAMSVCYWFFG; from the coding sequence GTGCTAAACCGGATCTGGATCAGCTTTTTTCTTATCGCTTTTATTTCAGCTCTTTATCAATGGCTTTTTGCTGGGAATGCCTTGGTATTTGAACAAATTATCAATGCTATTTTTGATATGGCCAAGTTGACGGTGGAAATCGCCATCGGTTTGATCGGTATTCTCAGTTTTTGGCTGGGCATGATGAAGATCGCCGAACATGGCGGAATTGTGGCGAAATTAGCCGAATGGATTTCTCCCTTGTTTAGCCGTTTAATGCCGGAAGTTCCCAAAGGACACCCGGCTATGGGGTCGATGACCATGAACCTGTCGGCAAATTTTTTAGGCCTGGATAATGCGGCAACCCCTTTAGGGTTAAAGGCTATGCAGGATTTGCAGCAACTTAACCCCAAAAAAGATACCGCCAGCAATGCACAGATTTTATTTATGGTGCTTAATACCTCCTCGGTGACCCTTTTCCCCGTGTCGGTTTTTGTTTACCGGGCCCAACAGGGAGCGGTAAACCCGACGGATGTGTTTGTGCCTATCTTGCTGGCAACCTTTGCTTCAACCATGACCGGCTTAATGGCGGTGGCTTTTGTACAACGAATTTCCTTGGTTAATCGGGTGGTGCTCGTTTATTTGTCTTGCGCCATGGCCCTGATTGCTGCGCTGGCGGTTTATTTTGCCGGCTTAGGTTCGCAGGCATTGGCTGCGCAATCTTCCTTGCTGGGCAATTTACTGATCCTGTCCACTTTAGTGCTTTTTATGCTGGTGGCTATGAAGCGTGGTATTAATGTCTATGACAGCTTTATCAGCGGTGCCAAGCAGGGCTTTGAAGTCAGTATCAAGTTGATCCCCTATTTGCTGGCGATGTTATGTGCAATTGGCGTATTCAGGGCCAGCGGCGCCCTGGATCTTATTGTTGATGTTATCCGCAGCTTAGTTAACGGTCTGGGCTTTGATAGCCGCTTTGTTGATGCCTTGCCGACGGCCTTTATGAAACCTTTAAGCGGCTCGGGGGCCCGGGCTATGATGGTTGAAACCATGAATAATTTTGGCGCAGACTCTTTTGCCGGGCGCTTAGCTTCAATTATTCAGGGCTCGACCGAGACGACCTTTTATGTCCTGGCGGTTTATTTTGGCTCGGTCGGGATAAGGCACAGCCGCCACGCCGTCAGTTGCGGATTAATTGCCGACCTTGGCGGCATCCTTGCCGCTATGTCGGTTTGTTACTGGTTTTTTGGCTAG
- a CDS encoding TatD family hydrolase, protein MFIDSHCHLDRLDLAEFDNNLDNVVKAAEQAQVNELLCVSVTLKDFPAMVEKTRDYANVRLSCGAHPLNQEEAIDEQELLALAQHERVIAVGETGLDYFYAPETKALQLDAFRKHIRVARKIAKPLIIHTRDAREDTLTILREEQAEQVGGILHCFTESWEMAEQAMAMGFYISFSGIVTFRNASALRDVAKKVPDDKFLIETDAPYLAPVPHRGKQNQPAYVVEVAKHLASIRGQSVEEIARLSSENYKRLFSL, encoded by the coding sequence TTGTTTATTGATTCTCATTGTCACTTAGATCGTTTGGATCTGGCTGAATTTGACAATAACCTGGACAATGTCGTTAAAGCTGCTGAGCAAGCTCAGGTTAATGAGCTTTTATGTGTCAGTGTCACCCTGAAAGACTTTCCTGCTATGGTCGAAAAAACCCGGGATTATGCCAATGTGCGTTTGTCCTGCGGCGCACATCCCCTGAACCAGGAAGAAGCAATTGATGAACAAGAGTTACTGGCATTAGCGCAGCATGAGCGGGTCATTGCCGTCGGGGAAACCGGTCTTGATTATTTTTATGCGCCAGAGACCAAGGCATTACAACTTGATGCCTTTAGAAAACATATTCGGGTGGCGAGAAAAATAGCGAAACCCCTGATCATCCATACCCGGGATGCCCGTGAAGACACCTTAACCATTTTAAGGGAAGAGCAGGCCGAACAAGTAGGAGGCATATTACATTGCTTTACCGAAAGCTGGGAAATGGCGGAGCAGGCGATGGCAATGGGTTTTTATATCTCTTTTTCCGGCATAGTGACGTTTAGAAATGCCAGTGCCCTTAGGGATGTTGCGAAAAAAGTGCCGGATGATAAATTCCTTATTGAAACCGATGCCCCCTACCTGGCGCCTGTACCCCACAGAGGCAAACAAAACCAGCCGGCATATGTAGTAGAAGTGGCAAAACATCTGGCCAGTATCCGCGGCCAGTCGGTAGAAGAAATTGCCCGGTTATCGAGTGAAAACTATAAGCGTCTTTTTTCCCTTTAA
- a CDS encoding PilZ domain-containing protein: MTEISLEFVNDKDLYLAYMPFLKAGGLFVRTTEAYELGADIMLEVALPDSLESSQVKGKVCWITPVGAQNGTPPGIGISFIEDPDNLRNQIEKVLGRHLNSSEPTLTM, from the coding sequence ATGACAGAGATAAGTTTAGAGTTTGTTAATGACAAAGACTTGTACCTGGCCTATATGCCGTTTTTAAAAGCCGGCGGTTTGTTTGTCCGTACCACGGAGGCCTATGAATTGGGGGCCGATATCATGCTTGAAGTGGCCTTACCGGACTCACTGGAGAGTTCGCAGGTAAAAGGAAAAGTTTGCTGGATAACGCCGGTAGGGGCCCAAAACGGCACACCTCCCGGGATAGGGATCAGTTTTATCGAAGATCCTGATAATTTACGCAACCAGATTGAAAAAGTCCTGGGGCGTCACTTGAATTCGTCCGAGCCCACCTTAACCATGTAA
- a CDS encoding DNA polymerase III subunit has protein sequence MQTWLVQHQKLLSQQLAQGRLAHAILLAGVAGAGKLSLANWLVQVVLCRQVQKNNDQGILSPCNSCKACRLYHQGSYPDFLSVTSDSKNIGVDDIRRISAFVETTAHLGKNKIVLLPMAEKMTTAAANALLKTLEEPGLSCVLILVSDDLDMLLPTITSRCRLYDIRPLSGQALLESLNRGQTQENLFANVSQLPELTDEQVHEQFRQFTARLLDFIIKRQNRGALLALLNENTYAFRWLEYMLVTMARSQYNWLSWSALRVKLVTAEGKSAATGAAPGDAIGQLPDSETIWQIYQLVVGCIKQLKSMVQVNAAYLSEKLLVDIETRLDK, from the coding sequence ATGCAAACCTGGTTAGTACAGCATCAGAAATTATTGTCACAACAGTTGGCACAGGGTAGGTTAGCCCATGCCATCTTGCTGGCGGGTGTTGCCGGTGCGGGGAAATTATCTTTGGCAAACTGGTTGGTGCAGGTGGTTTTGTGTCGCCAAGTACAAAAAAATAATGACCAGGGCATTTTATCGCCCTGTAATAGCTGTAAAGCCTGCCGCCTTTACCATCAGGGCAGTTACCCTGATTTTCTTAGCGTGACCAGTGACTCGAAAAATATCGGCGTCGATGATATCAGGCGCATCAGTGCTTTTGTCGAAACAACTGCGCATTTAGGCAAAAATAAAATAGTTTTGCTGCCTATGGCGGAGAAAATGACCACAGCGGCCGCCAATGCCTTATTAAAAACGCTGGAAGAACCGGGGTTATCCTGTGTACTGATTTTGGTTTCAGACGATCTGGATATGTTATTACCTACCATTACCAGTCGCTGCCGCTTATACGACATCAGGCCTTTATCGGGGCAGGCTCTGCTTGAAAGCCTTAACCGGGGACAGACACAAGAGAATCTTTTTGCTAATGTCAGCCAGTTGCCTGAGCTGACCGATGAGCAGGTTCACGAACAGTTTCGGCAATTTACGGCTCGTTTACTCGATTTTATCATTAAAAGGCAAAACCGGGGGGCGTTACTGGCCTTGTTAAATGAAAATACTTATGCTTTTCGCTGGCTGGAGTATATGCTTGTGACTATGGCCAGGAGTCAATATAATTGGCTTAGCTGGTCTGCACTGAGGGTCAAACTCGTCACCGCAGAGGGAAAAAGTGCTGCCACAGGAGCTGCACCGGGCGATGCAATAGGGCAGCTTCCCGATAGCGAGACGATTTGGCAAATTTATCAGCTTGTTGTTGGCTGTATTAAACAGCTAAAGTCTATGGTACAGGTAAATGCTGCTTACTTGAGTGAAAAACTGCTGGTCGATATTGAGACCAGGCTAGATAAATAA
- the tmk gene encoding dTMP kinase, protein MKRGKFIVVEGMEGAGKSSAITVIEELLKQYKIDFINTREPGGTPLAESLRDMVKSAEHEETLTQETELLLMYASRSQLLENRILPALERGQWVIGDRHDLSSRAYQGGGRQFDDKVIQAIADVTLKGFTPDLTLYLDIDPKLGLSRAQARGTLDRIEQEKFDFFTRVHDKYLELVSGDSSIQTVDASQSMAKVHQHIATVIGNYLQENA, encoded by the coding sequence ATGAAGCGTGGAAAATTTATTGTCGTCGAAGGCATGGAAGGTGCAGGAAAATCATCGGCGATAACGGTTATTGAAGAGCTGCTTAAGCAGTACAAGATTGATTTTATCAATACTCGCGAGCCCGGCGGTACTCCACTGGCGGAATCGTTGCGTGACATGGTTAAATCTGCCGAACATGAGGAAACGTTAACCCAGGAAACCGAGCTGTTATTAATGTATGCCAGCCGCAGCCAGTTATTGGAAAACCGCATTTTGCCCGCCCTTGAACGCGGCCAGTGGGTTATAGGTGATCGCCATGATTTGTCTTCCCGTGCCTACCAGGGAGGCGGCAGGCAATTTGATGATAAAGTGATCCAGGCGATTGCCGATGTCACCCTCAAAGGCTTTACCCCGGACCTGACTCTCTATCTGGATATCGACCCCAAACTCGGCTTATCCCGCGCCCAGGCCAGGGGAACCCTTGATCGTATCGAGCAGGAAAAGTTTGATTTTTTCACTCGGGTACATGACAAGTACCTTGAACTGGTAAGCGGTGACAGCAGCATTCAAACCGTCGATGCCAGCCAGAGTATGGCGAAGGTGCATCAGCATATTGCGACTGTTATTGGCAACTACCTGCAGGAAAATGCTTAA
- the mltG gene encoding endolytic transglycosylase MltG codes for MIKKILLFLLCPLLLMLALAYALIEYQVRQPLVLAEDTLLTVKPGTHAGSFSRLLVKKGWLDTRFYLRNYIRLHPSLAGLKAGTYQVEAGMSSLALVHRLVQGKEHQFSVTFIEGSTFKQWLELLAKQPRLKQSLTGLSLKQIAAQLSLEAENPEGWFFPETYAYTSGTSDLVILARAHKKMRNTLDELWRQRAENLPYRSPYQALIMASIIEKETRQLAEQPLIASVFINRLHKGMRLQTDPTVIYGLGERYKGDIKRSHLREKTAYNTYRINGLPPTPIAMPGYTSLKAALNPASSDYFYFVSKGDGFHVFSKTLAQHNRAVSRYQLGKH; via the coding sequence GTGATCAAAAAAATTCTTTTATTCCTGCTATGTCCCTTATTACTGATGCTGGCTTTGGCTTACGCCTTAATTGAATATCAGGTCAGGCAGCCCCTGGTTTTGGCAGAAGATACCTTACTGACGGTTAAACCCGGTACCCATGCCGGTTCTTTTTCCCGCTTGCTGGTTAAAAAAGGCTGGCTGGATACCCGGTTTTACCTTCGCAATTATATCCGTTTGCATCCCTCGCTTGCCGGGCTTAAGGCGGGTACCTACCAGGTCGAGGCGGGCATGAGTTCGCTGGCATTGGTCCACCGTTTGGTACAGGGCAAAGAGCATCAGTTTAGCGTCACTTTTATCGAAGGCTCCACTTTCAAGCAGTGGCTTGAACTCTTGGCCAAACAGCCAAGGTTAAAGCAGAGCTTAACTGGGCTTTCGCTAAAACAAATTGCAGCACAATTGTCGCTGGAGGCTGAAAATCCCGAAGGCTGGTTTTTCCCGGAAACCTATGCCTATACCTCGGGAACCTCAGATTTGGTGATCCTGGCGCGGGCACATAAGAAAATGCGCAATACCCTGGATGAGTTATGGCGACAAAGAGCTGAGAATTTACCTTATCGCTCGCCTTATCAGGCGTTGATCATGGCATCGATTATTGAAAAAGAAACCCGCCAGTTGGCGGAGCAGCCGCTGATCGCCTCTGTGTTTATTAACCGCCTGCACAAGGGCATGCGTTTGCAAACCGACCCTACTGTGATCTATGGTCTGGGGGAAAGATATAAGGGAGATATAAAACGCTCCCATTTGCGGGAGAAAACCGCCTATAATACCTACCGTATTAACGGGCTGCCGCCAACGCCGATCGCCATGCCGGGTTATACCTCACTCAAGGCGGCATTAAATCCGGCAAGCAGCGATTATTTTTATTTTGTCAGCAAAGGCGATGGCTTTCATGTCTTTTCAAAAACGCTGGCGCAGCATAACCGCGCGGTTAGCCGCTATCAGTTGGGAAAACACTGA